One genomic region from Syngnathus typhle isolate RoL2023-S1 ecotype Sweden linkage group LG17, RoL_Styp_1.0, whole genome shotgun sequence encodes:
- the svilc gene encoding supervillin isoform X2: MEDLVLEARSERIARYKAERRRELAEHKGHTEGFLDPRRSSGSGQAQHIASQNVNSKAHSVPNGSDTSVCLMGQDCHDTAAGEEHPAAAAVAVQQQQQQQQQQLRTRVSVGQLRSALLQQAGNGAEADKACSQDGPRAASSLDPTVKSTTDGARRRTRCYFPGGPGGARKNSERFKTQPITANEMEESGGGLLETEQEETCEEADVKTDARAQMSVAAKMSLFKELEKTAAPEASAFLKPRSGSVCHERRQRRGNDQRFLTQPITCEEMVAAVGPAPEEARPPQAEPAEVDDETCKLSVSEKLALFNKLSLPEGPSSDGAAPERRRQKGARYRTQPITVEEVSLLQKGGVQLPALSLSSHLCDRQQASSVNLKPSELRLSCPKADVAPSPADQATQRCDPEPGLRRIPKRSRSERAGTSEAERDGAVSHGDAAPGEDGGSRAAAPWRQRVRARRETIACTPVLALLKRTGRHRNEVAHSSECLQVAPVNEDAQAHRMTNGSASKGESAHADAVRPQSWEPVYASVYPSTTPQYVMCFNQNNQCYEAHEVASSTKNQSPTQKVEEGKQEQPRSIESQETSAECPQLDSSHIRHNQSTEAWTCLSGAMKEAEVTPESDLSSGSPCGAPSETGQGLDLFCQTNTPMLTSAVAEHRRSVRPSRRTQGSRNPLRALAAREDVSQDFMGLSAAGEERLLQIEKNSKNSSEANSVSSSPDPLECHPPFTSPMLLFIKGRRHVQVRLAPPSASSLNSGDCFLLLTAEDCIVWSGRSANREEKAKASELASTIQGRQDLGCHATCVVHLEEGLNCDSSLAANFWNILGGRTTYRGAGAAEEDELYERGIAESNCVYKMLDNRLVPHEQAWASVPTISMLDSNEMLVFDFGGEVYLWLGKDVPAERHKVALQLSRQVWLGAYDYRNCRVNPMNPTQSAAETQLIGEGRPSWALFGVVRENDETALFKGKFSDRTGSGGDEEEVIRETRDGATMSCSVPPPCDHLKPCDAKALASGQATAAGASPSTLAGGVDLRGGSGWSTPGLRTVAVDVWHVHEFDEREVPLENVGQLHQGDSYVVRWTYSTGGEGAADSTAFFVWRGRRSDVSGRDTVAFLCVGIDNDGESQVVVDQGNEPACFLRLFKGALVIHKGRRATWSSHAAEQAAGTWRLFAVRGELPDEGSLLEVDCCCASLRSRGSLLLINGHQAALYLWSGCKALASCRDVSQRAAECLARGCPEELGLSKSSLVKIQAVEEGSEPADFWAALGGMDRKAYDCMLQNPGKYKFTPRLFHLSASSGSFRAQELHGPSRSPGLAAAMPFVQDDLYAAAPPALFLLDNRFEVYLWQRGTAEDQADERHGERKCAMETALQYCKEVNPRRPPHAYLILEGSEPLTFTNVFPGWERKEAALGQGKLTSVQDALAQLTESRTKQSPLPDSAGAQGLRSDRDLQTTLELKPEDSSC; encoded by the exons ATGGAGGACCTGGTCCTGGAAGCTCGCTCGGAGCGCATTGCCCGCTACAAGGCGGAGAGGAGACGGGAGCTGGCTGAGCACAAAGGACACACCGAGGGCTTTTTGGACCCCCGACGGAGCAGTGGCAGCGGGCAGGCGCAACACATTGCTTCCCAAAACGTCAACAGCAAGGCCCACAGTGTTCCCAATGGATCGGACACTTCCGTCTGCCTGATGGG GCAggattgccatgacacagcggCAGGGGAGGAGcacccggcggcggcggcggtggcggtgcagcagcagcagcagcagcagcagcagcagctccgcACTCGGGTGTCTGTGGGCCAGCTGAGGAGCGCTCTTCTGCAGCAAGCGGGAAATGGAGCTGAGGCGGACAAAGC GTGTTCCCAAGACGGGCCACGGGCTGCGTCGTCTCTGGACCCGACGGTGAAGTCCACGACAGATGGGGCTCGCCGCCGCACCCGCTGTTACTTCCCCGGCGGGCCGGGCGGCGCGCGCAAAAACAGCGAGCGCTTCAAGACTCAGCCCATCACGGCCAATGAGATGGAAGAGAGCGGCGGCGG GCTGCTGGAGACTGAGCAAGAGGAGACATGTGAAGAAG CTGACGTGAAAACAGACGCAAGAGCCCAGATGAGTGTGGCGGCCAAGATGTCTTTATTTAAA GAGCTGGAGAAGACGGCCGCCCCCGAGGCCTCGGCGTTCCTCAAGCCTCGCTCGGGAAGCGTCTGCCACGAGCGCAGGCAGCGGCGGGGCAACGACCAGCGCTTCCTCACGCAGCCAATCACCTGCGAGGAAATGGTGGCGGCTGTCGG TCCGGCGCCGGAGGAGGCGCGCCCTCCCCAGGCGGAGCCGGCGGAAGTGGACGACGAGACCTGCAAGCTGAGCGTGAGCGAGAAGCTTGCTCTTTTCAACAAGCTCTCTCTGCCCGAGGGGCCGAGCTCCGACGGCGCAGCGCCGGAGAGGCGGCGGCAGAAGGGCGCCCGATATCGCACGCAGCCCATCACGGTGGAGGAAGTCAGCCTG CTGCAGAAAGGTGGCGTGCAGCTCCCCGCCTTGTCTCTGTCTTCTCACCTATGCGACAGGCAACAGGCCTCGTCCGTCAACCTAAAGCCCAGCGAGCTGCGCCTCTCCTGCCCCAAAGCCGACGTGGCGCCCTCGCCCGCCGATCAGGCCACGCAGAGATGCGACCCGGAACCCGGGCTCAGACGGATCCCGAAGAGGAGCCGCTCGGAGCGCGCCGGGACTTCCGAGGCGGAGCGCGACGGCGCCGTTTCACACGGAGATGCCGCGCCCGGCGAGGATGGCGGCTCACGGGCGGCCGCCCCATGGAGGCAGAGGGTTCGGGCCAGGCGGGAGACCATCGCCTGCACGCCCGTGCTTGCGCTGTTGAAGCGCACTGGCAG GCACCGGAATGAAGTGGCCCATTCATCCGAGTGCCTTCAGGTCGCTCCGGTGAATGAAGATGCTCAAGCGCACCGCATGACCAACGGTAGCGCTAGTAAG GGAGAAAGTGCTCACGCGGATGCAGTGAGGCCTCAGTCTTGG GAACCTGTCTACGCCTCTGTCTATCCCAGCACTACACCTCAGTATGTCATGTGCTTCAACCAG AACAATCAGTGCTACGAGGCACACGAGGTGGCCTCTTCTACAAAGAACCAGAGTCCCACTCAGAAG GTTGAGGAAGGCAAACAAGAGCAGCCTCGCTCGATCGAATCACAAGAGACGA GTGCTGAATGTCCACAACTGGATAGCAGCCACATCCGTCACAATCAATCTACGGAAGCTTGGACGTGCTTATCTGGTG CGATGAAAGAGGCCGAGGTGACACCGGAGAGTGATTTGTCCAGCGGGTCACCCTGTGGAGCCCCTTCAGAGACGGGACAAGGCCTGGACCTCTTCTGCCAGACCAACACTCCCAT GCTGACGTCTGCGGTGGCAGAGCACCGGCGTTCCGTGCGCCCCTCCCGGCGTACCCAGGGATCCCGAAACCCGCTCCGAGCCCTGGCGGCCCGCGAGGACGTCAGTCAGGACTTCATGGGCCTCAGCGCTGCCGGCGAGGAGAGGTTGCTCCAGATTGAGAAGA ATTCCAAGAACTCCTCGGAGGCCAATTCCGTCAGCTCCTCCCCGGATCCTCTGGAGTGCCATCCACCCTTCACCAGCCCCATGCTGCTTTTCATCAAAG GAAGGCGGCACGTCCAGGTCCGCCTGGCCCCGCCGTCGGCCAGCTCCTTGAACAGCGGAGACTGTTTTCTGCTGCTCACGGCAGAGGACTGCATCGTGTGGAGCGGACGGTCGGCCAACCGTGAAGAGAAAGCCAAA GCCTCCGAGTTGGCATCTACCATTCAAGGCCGCCAAGACCTAGGATGTCATGCCACCTGTGTTGTCCACCTGGAGGAGGGGCTGAACTGTGACAGCAGCCTGGCCGCAAACTTCTGGAACATCCTGGGAGGGAGAACCACCTACAGAg GAGCTGGTGCAGCAGAGGAGGATGAGCTCTATGAGCGCGGCATTGCAGAGTCCAACTGCGTTTACAAGATGCTGGACAACAGACTGGTGCCCCACGAGCAAGCCTGGGCCTCCGTGCCCACCATCTCAATGCTGGACTCCAACGAG aTGCTGGTGTTTGACTTTGGCGGCGAGGTGTACCTGTGGCTGGGGAAGGACGTGCCCGCCGAGCGTCACAAGGTGGCGCTCCAGCTGAGCCGACAGGTGTGGCTCGGGGCGTACGACTACAGAAACTGCCGGGTCAACCCCATGAATCCCACCCAAAGCGCCGCAGAGACGCAGCT GATCGGCGAAGGCCGTCCCAGCTGGGCTCTGTTTGGCGTCGTGCGGGAAAACGACGAGACGGCTCTGTTCAAAGGCAAGTTCTCGGACCGGACGGGAAGCGGAGGAGACGAGGAGGAAGTGATCCGGGAGACTCGGGATGGTGCGACGATG TCGTGCTCAGTGCCGCCACCGTGTGACCACTTGAAGCCCTGCGACGCCAAAGCTCTGGCGTCTGGCCAAGCGACAGCGGCCGGAGCGTCCCCGAGCACGCTGGCCGGCGGCGTGGACCTCCGCGGGGGCTCCGGCTGGAGCACGCCGGGACTGAGGACGGTGGCGGTGGACGTGTGGCACGTCCACGAGTTTGATGAGCGCGAGGTTCCCCTGGAGAACGTGGGACAGCTTCACCAAGGAGACTCGTACGTGGTGCGCTGGACGTACAGTACCGGCGGGGAAGGTGCTGCCGACAGCACGGCTTTTTTCGTGTGGCGAGGACGTCGCTCCGACGTGAGCGGACGGGACACTGTGGCCTTTCTCTGCGTCGGGATCGACAACGATGGAGAATCACAG GTTGTGGTTGACCAAGGGAACGAGCCGGCGTGTTTCCTCCGACTCTTCAAGGGAGCTCTGGTCATTCATAAAGGCCGCAGAGCGACCTGGTCTTCTCACGCAG CAGAGCAAGCGGCGGGCACGTGGCGCCTGTTTGCCGTCCGAGGGGAGCTCCCCGACGAGGGCTCGCTGCTGGAGGTGGACTGCTGCTGCGCCTCTTTGCGCTCCAGAGGCTCTCTGCTTCTGATCAACGGCCACCAGGCGGCGCTGTACCTTTGGAGCGGTTGTAAAGCTCTGGCCAGCTGCCGGGACGTTTCCCAGAGGGCCGCCGAGTGCCTCGCTCGAGG GTGTCCGGAGGAATTGGGCCTGAGTAAAAGTAGTCTTGTGAAGATCCAGGCAGTGGAGGAAGGTTCAGAGCCAGCTGACTTCTGGGCGGCGCTGGGAGGCATGGACAGGAAGGCCTACGACTGCATGTTACAAA ATCCAGGTAAATACAAGTTCACGCCACGCCTCTTCCACCTGAGCGCCTCTAGCGGCAGCTTCCGAGCCCAGGAGCTGCACGGGCCGTCTCGCTCGCCGGGCCTTGCGGCGGCCATGCCTTTTGTTCAGGATGACCTGTATGCGGCGGCGCCGCCCG cgCTGTTCCTGCTCGACAACCGCTTTGAAGTGTATCTGTGGCAGCGCGGCACGGCCGAGGATCAAGCGGACGAGCGGCACGGCGAAAGGAAGTGCGCCATGGAGACAGCGCTGCAATACTGCAAAG AAGTCAACCCGAGACGGCCGCCACACGCTTACCTCATCTTGGAGGGCTCCGAGCCTTTGACCTTCACTAACGTGTTCCCTGGCTGGGAAAGGAAAGAGGCAGCCCTCGGACAG GGCAAGCTGACCTCGGTGCAGGACGCCCTGGCCCAGCTCACCGAGAGCAGGACAAAACAAAGCCCCTTACCTGACAGCGCGGGCGCCCAAGGCCTCCGGTCGGACCGCGACTTGCAG ACTACTTTGGAGCTGAAGCCAGAGGACTCCAGCTGCTAA
- the svilc gene encoding supervillin isoform X4 — MSVAAKMSLFKELEKTAAPEASAFLKPRSGSVCHERRQRRGNDQRFLTQPITCEEMVAAVGPAPEEARPPQAEPAEVDDETCKLSVSEKLALFNKLSLPEGPSSDGAAPERRRQKGARYRTQPITVEEVSLLQKGGVQLPALSLSSHLCDRQQASSVNLKPSELRLSCPKADVAPSPADQATQRCDPEPGLRRIPKRSRSERAGTSEAERDGAVSHGDAAPGEDGGSRAAAPWRQRVRARRETIACTPVLALLKRTGRHRNEVAHSSECLQVAPVNEDAQAHRMTNGSASKGESAHADAVRPQSWEPVYASVYPSTTPQYVMCFNQNNQCYEAHEVASSTKNQSPTQKVEEGKQEQPRSIESQETSAECPQLDSSHIRHNQSTEAWTCLSGAMKEAEVTPESDLSSGSPCGAPSETGQGLDLFCQTNTPIRLTSAVAEHRRSVRPSRRTQGSRNPLRALAAREDVSQDFMGLSAAGEERLLQIEKNSKNSSEANSVSSSPDPLECHPPFTSPMLLFIKGRRHVQVRLAPPSASSLNSGDCFLLLTAEDCIVWSGRSANREEKAKASELASTIQGRQDLGCHATCVVHLEEGLNCDSSLAANFWNILGGRTTYRGAGAAEEDELYERGIAESNCVYKMLDNRLVPHEQAWASVPTISMLDSNEMLVFDFGGEVYLWLGKDVPAERHKVALQLSRQVWLGAYDYRNCRVNPMNPTQSAAETQLIGEGRPSWALFGVVRENDETALFKGKFSDRTGSGGDEEEVIRETRDGATMSCSVPPPCDHLKPCDAKALASGQATAAGASPSTLAGGVDLRGGSGWSTPGLRTVAVDVWHVHEFDEREVPLENVGQLHQGDSYVVRWTYSTGGEGAADSTAFFVWRGRRSDVSGRDTVAFLCVGIDNDGESQVVVDQGNEPACFLRLFKGALVIHKGRRATWSSHAAEQAAGTWRLFAVRGELPDEGSLLEVDCCCASLRSRGSLLLINGHQAALYLWSGCKALASCRDVSQRAAECLARGCPEELGLSKSSLVKIQAVEEGSEPADFWAALGGMDRKAYDCMLQNPGKYKFTPRLFHLSASSGSFRAQELHGPSRSPGLAAAMPFVQDDLYAAAPPALFLLDNRFEVYLWQRGTAEDQADERHGERKCAMETALQYCKEVNPRRPPHAYLILEGSEPLTFTNVFPGWERKEAALGQGKLTSVQDALAQLTESRTKQSPLPDSAGAQGLRSDRDLQTTLELKPEDSSC; from the exons ATGAGTGTGGCGGCCAAGATGTCTTTATTTAAA GAGCTGGAGAAGACGGCCGCCCCCGAGGCCTCGGCGTTCCTCAAGCCTCGCTCGGGAAGCGTCTGCCACGAGCGCAGGCAGCGGCGGGGCAACGACCAGCGCTTCCTCACGCAGCCAATCACCTGCGAGGAAATGGTGGCGGCTGTCGG TCCGGCGCCGGAGGAGGCGCGCCCTCCCCAGGCGGAGCCGGCGGAAGTGGACGACGAGACCTGCAAGCTGAGCGTGAGCGAGAAGCTTGCTCTTTTCAACAAGCTCTCTCTGCCCGAGGGGCCGAGCTCCGACGGCGCAGCGCCGGAGAGGCGGCGGCAGAAGGGCGCCCGATATCGCACGCAGCCCATCACGGTGGAGGAAGTCAGCCTG CTGCAGAAAGGTGGCGTGCAGCTCCCCGCCTTGTCTCTGTCTTCTCACCTATGCGACAGGCAACAGGCCTCGTCCGTCAACCTAAAGCCCAGCGAGCTGCGCCTCTCCTGCCCCAAAGCCGACGTGGCGCCCTCGCCCGCCGATCAGGCCACGCAGAGATGCGACCCGGAACCCGGGCTCAGACGGATCCCGAAGAGGAGCCGCTCGGAGCGCGCCGGGACTTCCGAGGCGGAGCGCGACGGCGCCGTTTCACACGGAGATGCCGCGCCCGGCGAGGATGGCGGCTCACGGGCGGCCGCCCCATGGAGGCAGAGGGTTCGGGCCAGGCGGGAGACCATCGCCTGCACGCCCGTGCTTGCGCTGTTGAAGCGCACTGGCAG GCACCGGAATGAAGTGGCCCATTCATCCGAGTGCCTTCAGGTCGCTCCGGTGAATGAAGATGCTCAAGCGCACCGCATGACCAACGGTAGCGCTAGTAAG GGAGAAAGTGCTCACGCGGATGCAGTGAGGCCTCAGTCTTGG GAACCTGTCTACGCCTCTGTCTATCCCAGCACTACACCTCAGTATGTCATGTGCTTCAACCAG AACAATCAGTGCTACGAGGCACACGAGGTGGCCTCTTCTACAAAGAACCAGAGTCCCACTCAGAAG GTTGAGGAAGGCAAACAAGAGCAGCCTCGCTCGATCGAATCACAAGAGACGA GTGCTGAATGTCCACAACTGGATAGCAGCCACATCCGTCACAATCAATCTACGGAAGCTTGGACGTGCTTATCTGGTG CGATGAAAGAGGCCGAGGTGACACCGGAGAGTGATTTGTCCAGCGGGTCACCCTGTGGAGCCCCTTCAGAGACGGGACAAGGCCTGGACCTCTTCTGCCAGACCAACACTCCCAT CAGGCTGACGTCTGCGGTGGCAGAGCACCGGCGTTCCGTGCGCCCCTCCCGGCGTACCCAGGGATCCCGAAACCCGCTCCGAGCCCTGGCGGCCCGCGAGGACGTCAGTCAGGACTTCATGGGCCTCAGCGCTGCCGGCGAGGAGAGGTTGCTCCAGATTGAGAAGA ATTCCAAGAACTCCTCGGAGGCCAATTCCGTCAGCTCCTCCCCGGATCCTCTGGAGTGCCATCCACCCTTCACCAGCCCCATGCTGCTTTTCATCAAAG GAAGGCGGCACGTCCAGGTCCGCCTGGCCCCGCCGTCGGCCAGCTCCTTGAACAGCGGAGACTGTTTTCTGCTGCTCACGGCAGAGGACTGCATCGTGTGGAGCGGACGGTCGGCCAACCGTGAAGAGAAAGCCAAA GCCTCCGAGTTGGCATCTACCATTCAAGGCCGCCAAGACCTAGGATGTCATGCCACCTGTGTTGTCCACCTGGAGGAGGGGCTGAACTGTGACAGCAGCCTGGCCGCAAACTTCTGGAACATCCTGGGAGGGAGAACCACCTACAGAg GAGCTGGTGCAGCAGAGGAGGATGAGCTCTATGAGCGCGGCATTGCAGAGTCCAACTGCGTTTACAAGATGCTGGACAACAGACTGGTGCCCCACGAGCAAGCCTGGGCCTCCGTGCCCACCATCTCAATGCTGGACTCCAACGAG aTGCTGGTGTTTGACTTTGGCGGCGAGGTGTACCTGTGGCTGGGGAAGGACGTGCCCGCCGAGCGTCACAAGGTGGCGCTCCAGCTGAGCCGACAGGTGTGGCTCGGGGCGTACGACTACAGAAACTGCCGGGTCAACCCCATGAATCCCACCCAAAGCGCCGCAGAGACGCAGCT GATCGGCGAAGGCCGTCCCAGCTGGGCTCTGTTTGGCGTCGTGCGGGAAAACGACGAGACGGCTCTGTTCAAAGGCAAGTTCTCGGACCGGACGGGAAGCGGAGGAGACGAGGAGGAAGTGATCCGGGAGACTCGGGATGGTGCGACGATG TCGTGCTCAGTGCCGCCACCGTGTGACCACTTGAAGCCCTGCGACGCCAAAGCTCTGGCGTCTGGCCAAGCGACAGCGGCCGGAGCGTCCCCGAGCACGCTGGCCGGCGGCGTGGACCTCCGCGGGGGCTCCGGCTGGAGCACGCCGGGACTGAGGACGGTGGCGGTGGACGTGTGGCACGTCCACGAGTTTGATGAGCGCGAGGTTCCCCTGGAGAACGTGGGACAGCTTCACCAAGGAGACTCGTACGTGGTGCGCTGGACGTACAGTACCGGCGGGGAAGGTGCTGCCGACAGCACGGCTTTTTTCGTGTGGCGAGGACGTCGCTCCGACGTGAGCGGACGGGACACTGTGGCCTTTCTCTGCGTCGGGATCGACAACGATGGAGAATCACAG GTTGTGGTTGACCAAGGGAACGAGCCGGCGTGTTTCCTCCGACTCTTCAAGGGAGCTCTGGTCATTCATAAAGGCCGCAGAGCGACCTGGTCTTCTCACGCAG CAGAGCAAGCGGCGGGCACGTGGCGCCTGTTTGCCGTCCGAGGGGAGCTCCCCGACGAGGGCTCGCTGCTGGAGGTGGACTGCTGCTGCGCCTCTTTGCGCTCCAGAGGCTCTCTGCTTCTGATCAACGGCCACCAGGCGGCGCTGTACCTTTGGAGCGGTTGTAAAGCTCTGGCCAGCTGCCGGGACGTTTCCCAGAGGGCCGCCGAGTGCCTCGCTCGAGG GTGTCCGGAGGAATTGGGCCTGAGTAAAAGTAGTCTTGTGAAGATCCAGGCAGTGGAGGAAGGTTCAGAGCCAGCTGACTTCTGGGCGGCGCTGGGAGGCATGGACAGGAAGGCCTACGACTGCATGTTACAAA ATCCAGGTAAATACAAGTTCACGCCACGCCTCTTCCACCTGAGCGCCTCTAGCGGCAGCTTCCGAGCCCAGGAGCTGCACGGGCCGTCTCGCTCGCCGGGCCTTGCGGCGGCCATGCCTTTTGTTCAGGATGACCTGTATGCGGCGGCGCCGCCCG cgCTGTTCCTGCTCGACAACCGCTTTGAAGTGTATCTGTGGCAGCGCGGCACGGCCGAGGATCAAGCGGACGAGCGGCACGGCGAAAGGAAGTGCGCCATGGAGACAGCGCTGCAATACTGCAAAG AAGTCAACCCGAGACGGCCGCCACACGCTTACCTCATCTTGGAGGGCTCCGAGCCTTTGACCTTCACTAACGTGTTCCCTGGCTGGGAAAGGAAAGAGGCAGCCCTCGGACAG GGCAAGCTGACCTCGGTGCAGGACGCCCTGGCCCAGCTCACCGAGAGCAGGACAAAACAAAGCCCCTTACCTGACAGCGCGGGCGCCCAAGGCCTCCGGTCGGACCGCGACTTGCAG ACTACTTTGGAGCTGAAGCCAGAGGACTCCAGCTGCTAA